A DNA window from Setaria viridis chromosome 2, Setaria_viridis_v4.0, whole genome shotgun sequence contains the following coding sequences:
- the LOC117842423 gene encoding uncharacterized protein, translating to MSGIVVHERNRKEEIGTDTTTAAAAFPAEAAASGAAGSRASPPHRLLLLLLSFSRRVLMGVEPAQPTPAAAAATTAEQAQDLIDAARYDDLEDVVTLFSAGVSLDSTDSQGRTALHMASANGHLAVVEYLIQNGANVNATNLEKNTPLHWACLNGHIEVIKALISAGASVSALNSHEKTPMDEAVTKGKMDVIDAIGAAVAQAELDGVTVS from the exons ATGTCCGGTATCGTTGTCCACGAGAGGAATCGCAAGGAGGAAATTGGAACAGACacgaccaccgccgccgccgcattccCCGCAGAGGCAGCAGCATcaggcgccgccggcagccgtgCTTCACCGCCGCAtcgtcttctcctcctcctcctcagcttcTCGCGTCGTGTGCTGATGGGCGTGGAACCGGCGCAGCCAacccccgcggcggccgcggcgaccacCGCTGAGCAGGCTCAGGATCTCATCGAC GCCGCTAGGTACGATGACTTGGAGGACGTTGTCACCCTGTTCTCCGCTGGCGTTTCCCTGGACTCAACAGATTCGCAAGGCCGTACAG CTCTTCATATGGCTTCTGCCAATGGCCATCTTGCTGTGGTGGAATACTTGATTCAAAATGGAGCA AATGTTAATGCCACAAACTTGGAGAAGAACACACCCCTCCACTGGGCATGCCTCAATGGACATATAGAG GTAATCAAGGCTTTGATATCTGCTGGCGCTAGTGTGAGTGCTCTGAACAG CCATGAGAAAACCCCTATGGATGAAGCGGTGACCAAAGGCAAGATGGATGTGATCGATGCAATCGGTGCAGCAGTAGCCCAAGCCGAGCTTGATGGTGTTACTGTATCCTAA
- the LOC117845912 gene encoding uncharacterized protein, with protein sequence MAEGLLRWLCVRRWRCRRGRRVARLVLWGGEARAAEPGRAVGEVMVEHAGRVVCRADGFRIGRPVPVLDIEDRLEADRTYLVVPVDRLPCGGVLTAASLAALSHGGGGGKGAGGGGKSSAAPAASLAGGSRSPFEYAKDEDGRTVIRVTEEFIVRAVTGGGNGKTRGGSGDNTDGCGALCSTPELRKHYELLVGAERGRPWSPQLDTIKERKGRRLVDVVSPGRLSPVRLLGMDKGLR encoded by the coding sequence ATGGCGGAAGGCCTGCTGCGGTGGCTCTGCGTGCGCCGGTGGCGTTGCCGTCGGGGCAGGCGCGTGGCGCGGCTGGTGCTGTGGGGCggggaggcgcgggcggcggagccCGGGAGGGCGGTCGGGGAGGTCATGGTGGAGCACGCGGGGCGTGTGGTGTGCCGCGCCGACGGGTTCCGGATCGGGCGCCCGGTGCCGGTGCTCGACATCGAGGACCGGCTCGAGGCCGATCGCACGTACCTCGTCGTCCCCGTGGACCGGCTCCCGTGCGGCGGGGTCCTCACCGCGGCgtcgctcgcggcgctctcgcacggcggcggcggtggcaagggcgccggtggtggtggcaagtcgtcggcggccccggcggcgtCGCTGGCCGGGGGCTCGAGGAGCCCGTTCGAGTACGCGAAGGACGAGGACGGGCGCACGGTTATCAGGGTCACCGAGGAGTTCATCGTGAGGGCCGTCACGGGAGGTGGCAATGGCAAGacgcgtggcggcagcggggacAACACCGACGGGTGCGGTGCGCTTTGCAGCACGCCGGAGCTGAGGAAGCACTACGAGCTGCTGGTGGGCGCGGAGAGGGGGCGGCCGTGGTCGCCGCAGCTGGACACGATCAAGGAGCGGAAAGGGCGGAGGCTCGTGGACGTCGTCAGCCCGGGGAGGCTGTCGCCGGTGAGGCTGCTGGGGATGGACAAGGGGCTCAGATAG
- the LOC117842004 gene encoding uncharacterized protein isoform X1, whose translation MGGGGGGGDLTPTSIPSSPSCSSEVLRPEFAEYVAVSPVSDDEESDECSVYDHAEVDARHFGRRLQDHLREAKEFIRRYKPGDCIEGAGGAKAGDYILPEITTLLLVGPRGAGKSTLVNRITRVFDKDDDPSAPDRAQVSGNSKSNGTVFLREYPVPRNSTAICIYDTQSLSCNPQNNFKTLQKWMTKGISHGEIATGRDTNEGNNTKDIKPLGNQFSYLRCKTRKVNFVIFVVDGVSILQAIESNTEDYIDILRQTFMYPCLSIGDDKPVVVVTNGERLSIQQRARVQNKLVDLLGIPVQQIFDIPGSDDYQTDLAILDMLRYCIQHAEQNLPIKLSYLLEVRGRETFEIAAEQLMALDAVIEATIIFLCIVILLLRFSDKLLQS comes from the exons atgggcggcggcggcggcggcggcgatctcaCCCCCACCAGCATCCCCTCCTCACCGTCGTGCTCGTCGGAGGTCCTTCGTCCTG AGTTCGCCGAGTACGTGGCCGTCTCGCCGGTCTCCGACGACGAAGAATCCGATGAGTGCTCTGTCTACGACCACGCCGAGGTGGATGCTCGACACTTCGGCCGCCGGCTGCAGGACCACCTGCGGGAGGCGAAAGAGTTCATCAGGAG GTATAAGCCTGGGGATTGCATTGAGGGAGCTGGCGGAGCAAAAGCTGGGGACTATATCTTGCCTGAGATCACTACACTTCTGCTAGTGGGCCCTAGAGGTGCTGGCAAGAGCACCCTTGTGAACCGAATTACAAGGGTCTTTGACAAGGATGATGACCCTTCTGCACCAGATCGAGCACAGGTGTCAG gaaattcaaaatcaaatggtACAGTCTTCCTTCGTGAGTATCCAGTTCCAAGGAATTCAACTGCTATATGTATTTATGATACACAGAGCTTATCATGCAACCCACAAAATAATTTCAAGACACTGCAGAAGTGGATGACAAAGGGAATCAGCCATGGGGAGATAGCGACTGG CAGGGATACTAATGAAGGCAATAATACTAAGGACATTAAACCATTGGGGAATCAGTTCAGTTATCTTCGTTGCAAAACCAGGAAGGTCAActttgtgatatttgttgttgacGGTGTTTCTATCCTTCAGGCAATTGAGAGTAACACGGAAGATTACATTGACATACTGCGTCAAACATTTATGTATCCATGCTTATCAATTGGAG ATGATAAACCTGTTGTTGTGGTCACAAACGGTGAAAGACTATCGATACAACAACGTGCTCGTGTTCAAAACAAGTTAGTAGATCTACTAGGCATTCCTGTCCAGCAAATTTTTGATATACCAG GATCTGATGATTACCAAACTGATCTGGCTATATTGGATATGTTACGTTACTGTATCCAACATGCAGAGCAGAACCTCCCCATTAAATTGAGTTATCTTTTAGAG GTGCGTGGGCGTGAAACTTTTGAGATTGCAGCAGAGCAGCTGATGGCCTTAGATGCAGTCATTGAAGCCACCATTATTTTCCTCTGCATCGTGATCCTTCTACTTCGGTTTTCAGATAAATTGTTGCAATCGTAG
- the LOC117842004 gene encoding uncharacterized protein isoform X2: protein MGGGGGGGDLTPTSIPSSPSCSSEVLRPEFAEYVAVSPVSDDEESDECSVYDHAEVDARHFGRRLQDHLREAKEFIRRYKPGDCIEGAGGAKAGDYILPEITTLLLVGPRGAGKSTLVNRITRVFDKDDDPSAPDRAQVSGNSKSNGTVFLREYPVPRNSTAICIYDTQSLSCNPQNNFKTLQKWMTKGISHGEIATGDTNEGNNTKDIKPLGNQFSYLRCKTRKVNFVIFVVDGVSILQAIESNTEDYIDILRQTFMYPCLSIGDDKPVVVVTNGERLSIQQRARVQNKLVDLLGIPVQQIFDIPGSDDYQTDLAILDMLRYCIQHAEQNLPIKLSYLLEVRGRETFEIAAEQLMALDAVIEATIIFLCIVILLLRFSDKLLQS from the exons atgggcggcggcggcggcggcggcgatctcaCCCCCACCAGCATCCCCTCCTCACCGTCGTGCTCGTCGGAGGTCCTTCGTCCTG AGTTCGCCGAGTACGTGGCCGTCTCGCCGGTCTCCGACGACGAAGAATCCGATGAGTGCTCTGTCTACGACCACGCCGAGGTGGATGCTCGACACTTCGGCCGCCGGCTGCAGGACCACCTGCGGGAGGCGAAAGAGTTCATCAGGAG GTATAAGCCTGGGGATTGCATTGAGGGAGCTGGCGGAGCAAAAGCTGGGGACTATATCTTGCCTGAGATCACTACACTTCTGCTAGTGGGCCCTAGAGGTGCTGGCAAGAGCACCCTTGTGAACCGAATTACAAGGGTCTTTGACAAGGATGATGACCCTTCTGCACCAGATCGAGCACAGGTGTCAG gaaattcaaaatcaaatggtACAGTCTTCCTTCGTGAGTATCCAGTTCCAAGGAATTCAACTGCTATATGTATTTATGATACACAGAGCTTATCATGCAACCCACAAAATAATTTCAAGACACTGCAGAAGTGGATGACAAAGGGAATCAGCCATGGGGAGATAGCGACTGG GGATACTAATGAAGGCAATAATACTAAGGACATTAAACCATTGGGGAATCAGTTCAGTTATCTTCGTTGCAAAACCAGGAAGGTCAActttgtgatatttgttgttgacGGTGTTTCTATCCTTCAGGCAATTGAGAGTAACACGGAAGATTACATTGACATACTGCGTCAAACATTTATGTATCCATGCTTATCAATTGGAG ATGATAAACCTGTTGTTGTGGTCACAAACGGTGAAAGACTATCGATACAACAACGTGCTCGTGTTCAAAACAAGTTAGTAGATCTACTAGGCATTCCTGTCCAGCAAATTTTTGATATACCAG GATCTGATGATTACCAAACTGATCTGGCTATATTGGATATGTTACGTTACTGTATCCAACATGCAGAGCAGAACCTCCCCATTAAATTGAGTTATCTTTTAGAG GTGCGTGGGCGTGAAACTTTTGAGATTGCAGCAGAGCAGCTGATGGCCTTAGATGCAGTCATTGAAGCCACCATTATTTTCCTCTGCATCGTGATCCTTCTACTTCGGTTTTCAGATAAATTGTTGCAATCGTAG
- the LOC117842005 gene encoding uncharacterized protein: MAAALLRSAADRLRPALAAGARGERRLLATAAAEVTVDAGAAAAAAVAAAVARWEIMGAGAREYYDYRRAIYGDITHKAILVDAAGTLLAPTEPMAQVYRTIGQKYGVDYSEDEILMRYRRAYAQPWGKSRLRYVNDGRPFWQYIVSSSTGCSDLQYFEELYQYYTTEKAWHLCDPDAGRVFQALRRAGVKTAVVSNFDTRLRPLLQALKCDHWFDAVAISAEVAAEKPNPTIFLKACELLGVKPEEAVHIGDDRRNDLWGARDAGCDAWLWGSDVYSFKEVAERIGVEV; the protein is encoded by the exons atggcggcggcgctgctgcgctCGGCGGCCGACCGGCTCCGGCCCGCGCTCGCTGCTGGCGCCCGCGGCGAGAGGCGGCTGCtcgcgacggccgcggcggaggtgaCCGTggacgcgggggcggcggccgccgccgcggtggccgccgcggtCGCGAGGTGGGAGATCATGGGCGCAGGCGCGCGGGAGTACTACGACTACCGGCGCGCCATCTACGGCGACATCACGCACAAGGCCAtcctcgtcgacgccgccggcaCGCTCCTCGCCCCCACCGAGCCCATGGCGCAG GTATACAGAACGATCGGCCAAAAGTATGGGGTGGACTACTCAGAGGATGAGATCCTGATGAGGTACCGGCGGGCTTATGCGCAACCATGGGGTAAATCGCGCCTCAG GTATGTCAATGATGGAAGACCCTTTTGGCAATACATAGTCAGTTCCTCTACAGGCTGCTCAGATCTGCAGTACTTTGAGGAACTGTATCAGTACTATACGACTGAAAAG GCTTGGCATCTCTGTGATCCAGATGCAGGACGCGTTTTccaggcattgagaagggctggtgTAAAAACAGCTGTTGTGTCCAACTTTGACACTCGTCTTCGGCCACTTTTGCAAGCCCTGAAATGCGATCACTGGTTTGATGCAGTTGCCATATCTGCTGAG GTTGCAGCAGAAAAGCCAAACCCAACAATATTCTTGAAGGCATGTGAGCTGTTGGGCGTGAAACCTGAAGAAGCTGTGCATATTGGCGATGACCGTAGGAACGATTTATGGGGAGCTAGGGATGCAGGCTGTGATGCCTGGCTTTGGGGCAGCGATGTTTACTCCTTCAAGGAG GTTGCAGAGAGGATCGGGGTTGAGGTATAA